The Streptomyces sp. NBC_00224 genome has a window encoding:
- a CDS encoding acyltransferase family protein, with the protein MKSVPEGNPLDMPDQARTALLQPEPVLSGTSTPQRTGSTVEGSRPSRIYALDGLRLLAALMVVMFHYMALTGRWPESDSRARFPATYPIAAYGWLGVQLFFLISGFVICMSSWGKPLQSFFVSRVVRLYPAYWFAVIATTVVVTAVPNGLKAQAFSDVLTNLTMFQEPMGVESVDSVYWTLFAELRFYLLFAVVAWRGLTYRRVLFFCCAWAVASALAYQSDDSTIRMIVMPDNSWCFIAGVAFYLMYRFRPNLMLTGIVLFCAAASLPSAHRTWEHAQERLTHPLPDWPVTAIMGACFAVMGLVATGKLSWIKWRWLPYAGALTYPLYLLHEYIGWEIIGALSPQVKPIPLVSGVIALMLAVSWLVHRYVERPLGKRLKQGLQKL; encoded by the coding sequence ATGAAATCAGTGCCCGAGGGGAACCCGCTCGACATGCCCGACCAGGCGCGGACAGCGCTCCTTCAGCCCGAGCCGGTGCTCAGCGGCACCAGCACCCCGCAGCGGACCGGCTCCACGGTCGAGGGGAGCCGCCCGAGCCGTATCTACGCGCTCGACGGTCTGCGCCTCCTCGCGGCCCTCATGGTCGTCATGTTCCACTACATGGCACTCACCGGACGATGGCCGGAATCCGACTCCCGGGCCAGGTTTCCGGCCACTTACCCCATCGCCGCCTACGGCTGGCTCGGCGTCCAGCTCTTCTTCCTCATCAGCGGCTTCGTGATCTGCATGAGCAGCTGGGGCAAACCGCTCCAGTCGTTCTTCGTCTCGCGGGTGGTGCGGCTCTACCCCGCGTACTGGTTCGCGGTCATCGCCACCACGGTGGTCGTGACGGCCGTCCCGAACGGGCTGAAGGCGCAGGCGTTCTCCGACGTCCTCACCAATCTCACGATGTTCCAGGAACCGATGGGCGTCGAGAGCGTCGACAGCGTCTACTGGACCCTCTTTGCCGAACTACGGTTCTATTTGCTGTTCGCAGTGGTGGCCTGGCGTGGGCTGACGTACCGCCGTGTCCTCTTCTTCTGCTGCGCCTGGGCGGTGGCCAGCGCACTCGCCTACCAGTCCGACGACAGCACGATCCGGATGATCGTCATGCCGGACAACAGCTGGTGCTTCATCGCGGGTGTCGCGTTCTATCTGATGTACCGGTTCCGGCCGAACCTGATGCTCACCGGCATCGTCCTGTTCTGCGCCGCCGCCTCCCTGCCCTCCGCCCACCGCACCTGGGAGCACGCCCAGGAGCGCCTCACCCACCCGCTGCCGGACTGGCCGGTCACCGCGATCATGGGGGCGTGCTTCGCGGTGATGGGCCTGGTCGCCACCGGGAAGCTGTCCTGGATCAAGTGGCGCTGGCTGCCGTACGCGGGCGCGCTGACGTATCCGCTCTACCTCCTCCACGAGTACATCGGCTGGGAGATCATCGGCGCGCTCTCGCCCCAGGTGAAGCC
- a CDS encoding HNH endonuclease family protein gives MRTYRIALPAAALAAALALTGCSDSKTDAKKAKPGAPAAQGSALASVDTLTVKGRAAKTGYSRDQFGKGWTDTDANGCATREDILKRDLTDLKFKGKCDVTSGTLTKDVYTGETIKFVRGASKVDIDHVVALSDAWQKGAQQWDKKKRVAFANDPLNLLAVDASANRRKSDGDAATWLPTFAAGRCTYVADQVAVKKKYGVWVTDAEKEAMKKVLTECPQQKLPTG, from the coding sequence ATGCGTACGTACCGAATCGCCCTTCCCGCCGCCGCGCTCGCGGCCGCGCTCGCCCTCACCGGATGCTCCGACAGCAAGACCGACGCCAAGAAGGCGAAGCCCGGCGCGCCCGCCGCGCAGGGAAGCGCCCTCGCCTCCGTCGACACCCTCACCGTGAAGGGCCGGGCGGCGAAGACCGGTTATTCGCGGGACCAGTTCGGCAAGGGCTGGACCGACACCGACGCCAACGGCTGCGCCACCCGGGAGGACATCCTCAAACGGGACCTCACGGACCTGAAGTTCAAGGGCAAGTGCGACGTCACGTCGGGGACGCTGACCAAGGACGTCTACACCGGCGAGACCATCAAGTTCGTACGGGGCGCCAGCAAGGTCGACATCGACCATGTGGTGGCCCTCTCGGACGCCTGGCAGAAGGGCGCCCAGCAGTGGGACAAGAAGAAGCGGGTGGCCTTCGCCAACGATCCGCTGAACCTGCTGGCCGTGGACGCGAGCGCCAACCGCCGCAAGAGCGACGGCGACGCGGCGACCTGGCTGCCGACGTTCGCGGCGGGCCGCTGCACGTACGTGGCGGACCAGGTGGCCGTCAAGAAAAAGTACGGGGTGTGGGTGACGGACGCCGAGAAGGAGGCGATGAAGAAGGTCCTCACCGAGTGCCCGCAGCAGAAGCTGCCCACGGGGTGA
- the mfd gene encoding transcription-repair coupling factor: MSLHGLLDAVVRDPALAEAVKAATDGHRMHIDLVGPPAARPFAVAALARETGRPVLAVTATGREAEDLAAALRSLLPPDEVAEYPSWETLPHERLSPRSDTVGRRLAVLRRLAHPRDDDPAAGPVSVVVAPIRSVLQPQVKGLGELEPVALRTGQAADLNEIVEGLAAAAYSRVELVEKRGEFAVRGGILDVFPPTEEHPLRVEFWGDDVEEIRYFKIADQRSLEVAEHGLWAPPCRELLLTDEVRSRAAALAEAHPELGELLGKIAEGIAVEGMESLAPVLVDEMELLLDVLPKGAMAVVCDPERVRTRATDLVATSQEFLQASWAATAGGGDAPIDVGAASLWGIADVRDRARELGMMWWSVSPFAADDTDLDDETLKLGMHAPETYRGDTQRALADTKQWLADGWRTVYVTEAHGPASRTVEVLGGEGIAARLDADLAEISPSVVHVACGAVEHGFIDPALRLAVLTETDLTGQRTVSKDMGRMPARRRKTIDPLTLQVGDFIVHEQHGVGRYLEMVQRTVQGATREYLLVEYAPAKRGQPGDRLYIPTDQLEQVTKYVGGEAPTLHRLGGADWTKTKQKAKKAVKEIAADLIKLYSARMAAPGHAFGPDTPWQRELEDAFPYAETPDQLSTIAEVKEDMEKTVPMDRLICGDVGYGKTEIAVRAAFKAVQDGKQVAVLVPTTLLVQQHFGTFSERYGQFPVNVKALSRFQTDTEAKATLEGLKDGAVDLVIGTHRLFSSETKFKDLGLVIVDEEQRFGVEHKEQLKKLRANVDVLTMSATPIPRTLEMAVTGIREMSTITTPPEERHPVLTFVGPYEEKQIGAAIRRELLREGQVFYIHNRVESIDRAAARLREIVPEARIATAHGQMGESQLEQVVVDFWEKRFDVLVSTTIVESGIDISNANTLIVERGDNFGLSQLHQLRGRVGRGRERGYAYFLYPPEKPLTETAHERLATIAQHTEMGAGMYVAMKDLEIRGAGNLLGGEQSGHIAGVGFDLYIRMVGEAVADYRAAVEGGVEEEPPLEVKIELPVDAHVPHDYAPGERLRLQAYRAIASANSEEDIRAVREELTDRYGKLPEPVENLLLVAGLRMLARACGVGEIVLQGSNIRFAPVELRESQELRLKRLHPRTVIKAPTHQILVPRPTTGKIGGKPVVGRELLAWTGEFLTTILGS, encoded by the coding sequence ATGAGCCTGCACGGTCTGCTGGACGCGGTGGTACGAGACCCGGCGCTCGCCGAAGCGGTGAAGGCCGCCACCGACGGCCACCGGATGCACATCGACCTGGTGGGCCCGCCCGCCGCGCGGCCCTTCGCGGTGGCCGCGCTGGCCCGCGAGACCGGGCGCCCGGTGCTGGCGGTGACCGCGACCGGGCGCGAGGCGGAGGACCTGGCGGCGGCGCTGCGCTCCCTCCTGCCTCCGGACGAGGTGGCGGAGTATCCGTCCTGGGAGACGCTGCCGCACGAGCGCCTCTCGCCCCGCAGCGACACGGTGGGCCGCCGGCTCGCCGTGCTGCGCCGGCTGGCGCACCCCCGGGACGACGACCCGGCGGCGGGCCCGGTCAGCGTGGTGGTCGCGCCGATCCGCTCGGTGCTCCAGCCCCAGGTCAAGGGGCTCGGGGAGCTGGAGCCCGTGGCGCTGCGGACCGGGCAGGCGGCGGATCTGAACGAGATCGTGGAGGGCCTGGCGGCGGCCGCGTACTCCCGGGTCGAACTGGTCGAGAAGCGCGGCGAGTTCGCGGTCCGCGGCGGCATCCTGGACGTCTTCCCGCCGACCGAGGAGCACCCGCTCCGGGTCGAGTTCTGGGGCGACGACGTCGAGGAGATCCGGTACTTCAAGATCGCGGACCAGCGGTCGCTCGAAGTCGCCGAGCACGGTCTGTGGGCGCCGCCCTGCCGCGAGCTGCTGCTCACCGACGAGGTGCGGAGCCGGGCCGCCGCGCTGGCCGAGGCGCACCCGGAGCTGGGCGAGCTGCTCGGCAAGATCGCGGAGGGGATCGCGGTCGAGGGCATGGAGTCCCTCGCGCCGGTCCTGGTCGACGAGATGGAGCTGCTGCTCGACGTGCTGCCCAAGGGCGCTATGGCGGTCGTCTGCGACCCCGAGCGGGTGCGCACCCGGGCGACCGACCTGGTGGCGACCAGCCAGGAGTTCCTCCAGGCCTCCTGGGCGGCGACGGCCGGGGGCGGGGACGCCCCGATCGACGTCGGCGCGGCCTCGCTGTGGGGCATCGCGGACGTCCGCGACCGGGCCCGCGAGCTCGGCATGATGTGGTGGTCGGTCTCGCCCTTCGCGGCCGACGACACCGACCTGGACGACGAGACGCTCAAGCTCGGCATGCACGCGCCGGAGACCTACCGGGGCGACACCCAGCGGGCGCTCGCGGACACCAAGCAGTGGCTCGCGGACGGCTGGCGCACGGTGTACGTCACGGAGGCCCACGGCCCCGCGTCCCGGACCGTCGAGGTCCTCGGCGGCGAGGGCATCGCCGCGAGACTCGACGCAGATCTGGCCGAAATCAGCCCCTCGGTGGTCCATGTCGCCTGCGGCGCCGTCGAGCACGGGTTCATCGACCCGGCCCTGCGGCTCGCCGTGCTCACCGAGACCGATCTGACCGGGCAGCGCACGGTCAGCAAGGACATGGGCCGGATGCCGGCCCGCCGCCGCAAGACCATCGACCCGCTCACCCTCCAGGTCGGCGACTTCATCGTGCACGAGCAGCACGGCGTCGGCCGCTATCTGGAGATGGTCCAGCGGACCGTCCAGGGCGCCACCCGCGAGTATCTGCTCGTCGAGTACGCGCCCGCCAAGCGCGGCCAGCCCGGCGACCGGCTCTACATCCCCACCGACCAGCTGGAGCAGGTCACCAAGTACGTCGGCGGCGAGGCCCCGACGCTGCACCGGCTCGGCGGCGCAGACTGGACCAAGACCAAGCAGAAGGCCAAGAAGGCGGTCAAGGAGATCGCCGCCGACCTGATCAAGCTGTACTCGGCGCGGATGGCCGCCCCCGGCCACGCGTTCGGCCCGGACACCCCCTGGCAGCGCGAACTGGAGGACGCGTTCCCGTACGCGGAGACGCCCGACCAGCTCTCCACCATCGCCGAGGTCAAGGAGGACATGGAGAAGACGGTCCCGATGGACCGGCTGATCTGCGGCGACGTCGGCTACGGCAAGACCGAGATCGCGGTCCGCGCGGCCTTCAAGGCGGTCCAGGACGGCAAGCAGGTGGCGGTCCTGGTCCCCACCACGCTCCTGGTCCAGCAGCACTTCGGCACGTTCTCCGAGCGGTACGGGCAGTTCCCGGTCAATGTGAAGGCGCTGAGCCGCTTCCAGACGGACACCGAGGCGAAGGCGACCCTGGAGGGGCTCAAGGACGGCGCCGTCGACCTCGTCATCGGCACCCACCGCCTCTTCTCCTCGGAGACCAAGTTCAAGGACCTCGGCCTGGTCATCGTCGACGAGGAGCAGCGCTTCGGCGTCGAGCACAAGGAGCAGCTGAAGAAGCTCCGCGCCAACGTCGACGTGCTGACCATGTCCGCGACGCCCATTCCCCGTACGTTGGAGATGGCGGTCACCGGCATCCGCGAGATGTCGACGATCACCACCCCGCCGGAGGAGCGCCACCCGGTGCTCACCTTCGTGGGGCCGTACGAGGAGAAGCAGATCGGCGCCGCGATCCGCCGCGAACTGCTGCGCGAGGGCCAGGTCTTCTACATCCACAACCGGGTCGAGTCCATCGACCGGGCGGCCGCCCGGCTGCGCGAGATCGTCCCCGAGGCGCGGATCGCCACGGCCCACGGCCAGATGGGCGAGAGCCAGCTGGAGCAGGTCGTCGTCGACTTCTGGGAGAAGCGGTTCGACGTGCTCGTCTCGACCACGATCGTCGAGTCCGGCATCGACATCTCCAACGCCAACACGCTGATCGTCGAGCGCGGCGACAACTTCGGCCTCTCCCAGCTCCACCAGCTGCGCGGCCGCGTCGGCCGGGGCCGCGAGCGCGGATACGCGTACTTCCTCTACCCGCCGGAGAAGCCGCTCACCGAGACCGCCCACGAGCGCCTGGCGACCATCGCCCAGCACACGGAGATGGGCGCGGGCATGTACGTGGCGATGAAGGACCTGGAGATCCGCGGCGCGGGCAACCTGCTCGGCGGCGAGCAGTCGGGACACATCGCGGGCGTCGGCTTCGACCTGTACATCCGGATGGTCGGCGAGGCGGTGGCCGACTACAGGGCGGCCGTCGAGGGCGGGGTGGAGGAGGAGCCGCCGCTGGAGGTCAAGATCGAGCTGCCGGTCGACGCACACGTCCCGCACGACTACGCGCCGGGCGAGCGGCTGCGCCTCCAGGCCTACCGGGCGATCGCCTCGGCCAACTCCGAGGAGGACATCAGGGCGGTCCGCGAGGAGCTCACCGACCGGTACGGCAAGCTGCCCGAGCCGGTCGAGAACCTGCTCCTCGTGGCCGGACTGCGGATGCTGGCGCGGGCCTGCGGGGTCGGCGAGATCGTGCTCCAGGGCAGCAACATCCGGTTCGCCCCGGTGGAGCTGCGCGAGTCCCAGGAGCTGCGCCTGAAGCGGCTCCACCCGCGTACGGTCATCAAGGCGCCCACACACCAGATCCTGGTGCCGCGCCCGACGACCGGCAAGATCGGCGGCAAGCCGGTGGTGGGCCGCGAACTGCTGGCGTGGACGGGGGAGTTCCTCACCACGATCCTGGGGTCCTGA
- a CDS encoding antitoxin, protein MGILDRFKDQAQNKAEDLVDSVGDQVDEKTGGKFAGQVDQAQDKAKEALGIDASGQQPAEEQPAESQASEQRPGEEPPPA, encoded by the coding sequence ATGGGGATCCTCGACCGTTTCAAGGACCAGGCGCAGAACAAGGCGGAGGACCTGGTCGACTCCGTCGGCGACCAAGTCGACGAGAAAACGGGCGGCAAGTTCGCCGGTCAGGTCGACCAGGCGCAGGACAAGGCGAAGGAAGCCCTCGGCATCGACGCGTCAGGGCAGCAGCCCGCCGAGGAGCAGCCCGCCGAGTCGCAGGCTTCCGAGCAGCGGCCCGGGGAGGAGCCGCCCCCGGCCTGA